Genomic DNA from Candidatus Zixiibacteriota bacterium:
TTCTGGTTGAGCTTTCAGCAGATCAGGCATCGCAACTGGCTGACAACGGCATTTTGGCTGAGCGAATATTGTCGGATTATTCCGGGGAGCGCCTCTTTCTGGTCAGGTCAACCGACCCGGAGAGGAAGCCGCTTCCCGAAGGAATCGAAGCGATCTTTTCCTCCAAAGAAGAATTTCTCACCCGACCCGACTATGCCGGTCTGGAACGCCTGCGTCGGGACAGATTCAATGTCTATGCGGTTGGCGATATGGAGACGCCGCTGTTCTATCATCCGGTTTCCATCCCGAGTCCTTTGATGGATAGCTACCCCACCGATACTATCGCAAACTTAGTCAGTCAGGATTCGCTTTATTCTTATACCGGTCGCTTGCAGGCATTCCGGACCCGATGTGTCCTGTCGGACTCGATCGGGCCGGTTATGGAATGGCTGATAGATAAATTCCAGGAATTCGGATACAATAATGTTTATCCCGATTATTGCAGCGGTATCAATCAGTGGAACGGCCAATTCACGAGCGGCTACAATGTAGTTTGCATCAAGCCGGGCCGCATCCAGCCGCCCAAATATATAATGGTCGGCGCCCATTATGACTCCTATACCTGGTATCCGGTCGAAAATCGGGAAAATGCACCGGGCGCCGATGACAACGCCACCGGGACAGCGGCCGTGCTGGAGATGGCGCGCATCCTGAAAGATGTGGAGCTCGATTACTCCATCATGTTTGTCCCCTTCTGGGGTGAGGAAATAGGCCTCCTCGGTTCCAAATATCTTGGCCAGAAGCTTCTGGCCGAAGGGACTAAAGTTGAATTTGTCACCAACATGGACATGATCGCCTATACATACGATGCGGTCGATTCGGCCATGATCAATTATCCTGCCTCTTCGAGTAATTTCGGGCTGATCTATAAGCAAGCGTCCGAGCGCATTTCCCAGCTTCCTTCATATAGTAGTAGTGATCATCTCGGGTCTGATGACTATGCTCTGCATGATTTGGGGTTCCAGACAACGGGCATTGCCGAGGACGACATTAATCACAACAATATCATTCACACCATTCACGATTCGACTACAAGACTCGATTTCCCTTACATGACCAGTATGGTCAAATTCATTGCCGCCGGACTGGCCGTTATCGCCAAAGCCCCCGAATCCCCCGCGTTTACTCTTCAGGACTTCGGCGACGGGCAAAGAATTAGAATTCATATTGGCGACTGCAATCCGGATTATAGCTATTCGGTACTATATGGTACTGCAAGCGGGGTATATACCGACACAATCGATATCCCTCCGCAGACATGCACCTATGATTTGGGGGAGCTGACTACGGGCCAGATTTACCATATCGGTCTGGTTGCCGTCAACGGCGAGGGGTACAGCTCTATCCGAATCGTAGAAAAGACGATGATTCCGAGAATCGTCCCTCTGGAGCCGTATCTCATTTCGGCCATCCCGGATTCGCTCAGCGCCAATATTACCTGGCGCAAACACGGCGAGCTGGACATCAAAGAATATCATGTCGTCAGAACCCGCAATATGATCGATTGGGAGGTGGGGGCCATCTGCACCGATACAACTTATCATGATGTTGATGTCATTCCCCATACAATAACCTGGTACAAGGTAATTGCGGTCGACAGCGCCCTGAATCAATCCGACAGCTCGGGTATCAACCAGGCGACCCCGGCCACTTTCGACTGGCCGCTCCTGTTTGTGGATGAAACGAACGACGGCGGCATCACTCCCAGCGAAAAAACGCAAAAAGCATTTTATGACAGCATCCTGACAGAATTGACCTATACCCAGATGAACGTTGACACTATAAATCAGAATTGAAAGTGTTTCTAAAGCCTGAGAATATGTTTCAGTCGGATGACCAATGATA
This window encodes:
- a CDS encoding M20/M25/M40 family metallo-hydrolase gives rise to the protein MRSRSLLIALGLLLIGQIVLAGDLYLAGIENPDQLESLKKLAGHAHGMIGERFLVELSADQASQLADNGILAERILSDYSGERLFLVRSTDPERKPLPEGIEAIFSSKEEFLTRPDYAGLERLRRDRFNVYAVGDMETPLFYHPVSIPSPLMDSYPTDTIANLVSQDSLYSYTGRLQAFRTRCVLSDSIGPVMEWLIDKFQEFGYNNVYPDYCSGINQWNGQFTSGYNVVCIKPGRIQPPKYIMVGAHYDSYTWYPVENRENAPGADDNATGTAAVLEMARILKDVELDYSIMFVPFWGEEIGLLGSKYLGQKLLAEGTKVEFVTNMDMIAYTYDAVDSAMINYPASSSNFGLIYKQASERISQLPSYSSSDHLGSDDYALHDLGFQTTGIAEDDINHNNIIHTIHDSTTRLDFPYMTSMVKFIAAGLAVIAKAPESPAFTLQDFGDGQRIRIHIGDCNPDYSYSVLYGTASGVYTDTIDIPPQTCTYDLGELTTGQIYHIGLVAVNGEGYSSIRIVEKTMIPRIVPLEPYLISAIPDSLSANITWRKHGELDIKEYHVVRTRNMIDWEVGAICTDTTYHDVDVIPHTITWYKVIAVDSALNQSDSSGINQATPATFDWPLLFVDETNDGGITPSEKTQKAFYDSILTELTYTQMNVDTINQN